ATGTTTCGGTGGTTCTTGATTTGATGATCCACGATTTGGATCTGGTCTTAGAGCTTGCAGGAGCGTCTGTTGTGCATTTATCGGCGGCCGGCGGAAGGAGCTCCGCAGGCCCCATCGATTACGTCAACGCCACATTGGGCTTCGACAATGGTGTGGTGGCCAGCCTGACTGCCAGCAAAATGAGCCATCGCAAGATCAGGAGTTTGAGTGCTCACTGCCGAGGGAGCCTTGTGGAAACAGATTTCTTGAATCACACCCTGCACATCCACAGGCGTGCTCATGAGTGGTATTCCGCTGACCACGGTGAGCTGTTGTATCGCAACGACGGTTTCATCGAAGAGGTGAGCACCACGTCAATCGAGCCCCTTTACGCCGAGCTGGAGCACTTCCTGCAATGCGTTCGAGGTCGTGAAACCCCCGCCGTCGATGGCCAGCAGGCGTCTCGGGCTCTCCGTCTTGCCGACATGATTGAGCAGGCCGTGGAGCGTCCAGGAGTTGGGATTGCTCTGGACGCTCCGATTTGATTTAAAGCAGGCCTTCTTGTTCGGCTAGCTCCTTGAGCGCTTTGATTTGCCACCGGCGGCATTGCGCTGGTGACGCTAGGTAAAACTGTTTCCAAGCCGCTGCTTTGTGCTGGCTGTAGTCCCCTGTGTCTTGTTCGGGATAGGTGCTTTGCCAGCCCACCCGGACGGCATGACCAATGACCACATCGAGTGCGATGTCGTCTTCAAAGCGCATGTCTGGGTTGGTCATCGTGAAGGCCATCAGCGAGAGCAGGCTTTCTGTGCAGAGTTGGCGGTATTCAGCGGCTTCAATCCGACTGAGGAGATGCTCAACCTGAATGGCGAAGTTGCGCTCTCCTGGTGTTTTTTCCAGCACCAAAGCGCTGGTTAGCCGGTTGCGTCGTTCCAGCTTGTCTCCGATCACCAATCCACGGCAGTGATGCAGTAACGACCAAATGCCGGCATAGAACTCCTTCGGGACTTGTTGCAGGGAGCCCAGTCGCATGCGGTGTTGCAGCCAGTCGGATCCGCTCGGTCGTTCTTCAAGGGGCTCAGGTACGGACCACTGCACATGGCCGCGAAGGTGAAGCAGTTCTCCTCGCTGTAGAGCGGCACGGGCGTGGTCGACGTCATTAAGCAGTGCTTGAAGGCGCAAGCTGATCGCATGGGGAGCTTCGCTGCAAAGGGCTTCAAAGGCTTCGTCCTGGCTCAGTTGTCTTTCCGCTGCAAGCTCTGAGGTGAGCAAAAGCAGGAGTTGACCAAGCTGCAGTGTGAGCGTGCCCTTGAGTTTTTCTGGTTCACGACGGGCAAGGCCATCAAGAGCCACCAGTAATTCCTGTTGCAGCATGCGTTCTCGGCCGTCGTTGCCGCAGGTGCTTTCAATCAAGGCGGCGATCGCTTGGCTTGAGGCCGGGGCGCTGAGACGAGAATCGCTGGTGTAGTTCCTTCCCACTACGACCTGCTTTTGGCGGCTGAGCAGGTCGATGACGGCATCCTCGAGTTGGGGATGGACGAGTCCCATCGCACCAGCGCAGCGGCGGGCCACATTCCAATCCTCCTGGCTGAGCCCGCGGTGGTAAATCTCCTCCAGCAGGGTGACCAGCTCAATCGGGGTGCCTTGCGGGCCGCTGAGAATCGCTCGATGGCCCAGTTGGCGCTTCAGTAGTTCAAGCACTTCGGCTTGTTCTCGGAGCGAATGGCTGCTCCAAAGACGATCACGGAGCTCACCAAGTGGGATGTCATCGAGCTCTTGTTCCTGTGCTGCGGTGAGGTCGCTGAAGTCGGTGGAGTCTTGTAAATAGAGGGCTGCATCGCTCCGTTGATGGGCGTTGCCTTTGGCTGGTGTGGCTGGAAGGGTCACCCACTGAGCACTGTGGGCGAGGGTTTCAAGATCGCTGAAGCAAACAGGAACATCCTCGATCTGTCCTGAGTTCAGACGTGTGGTGAGATCGATCAGTAGCTCAGGATTGTTCTCTAGCAGGGTGGCTTCAACAGGGATCAGTAAGAGCGGTGAACCCTCTCCACGCCAGTGCCGTTGCAGCAGGTGCAGTTCGTTGATGACCGTTTCCATGAGCTGTCGTGGGTCATGACTCACGAAGAAGGTGTCTTCTTCCAAGACAGCCGGTAAGACGGCAAGCTGCTCGTTGCCCTGTTGGTAGAGGCGTGCTGTGTCCGAGGTGTCGGCTCGGAGCATTGGCTGACCGCTCAAGTGGAGCGCTTCATCGCCTCCGACTGCGCTGAGGCGATCGTTGAGGTTGCTGGATGGCACCACCTGGATTGGGCAGGTCTGTGGATCGCTGACCGGTAACCCTCGCGCCTTGAGTTCGGCGGCAAGTGAGCTGCTGGTTGGTGCCAGGGCAACAAGGACCTGCTCGGAACCAATCTCGGCTTGGAACCTGCGACCGCAGGGGTCAAGGTCCGCTGGCTCGATTAGTCCTTCGATCAGCATGTCTCCTAGCCAGGCAAGGCTCTGGGTCCAAAGCAGAGGCACGTTGTCGTTGGCCAAACGTTGTTGGCTTCCTGGTGCCCGACGCTCGAGTTCCACCGCACTGTCTGGGACCAGATAGAGCTCGGGGTAGAGCTGTTGCCCATGGCGTTCGACCTGCAGGATCCTGAGCCTTTCTTGCCAGTAATGCGCGTCTGTCCAACGCTCTTCACAGCAGGCTGTTAGCTGCTCATAGGCCAGGAAGAGAGGCCATTCCGATTCCACTCCTTCGAAGTTCACGAGTTCAGTCCGTTCGTAATGCAGTCGACTGACGTCTTCGACCACGGTTTGATGTCCGTCCCGGCGGAAGCGTTTGTATCCGTAAGGGCCTCCTAGTTCGCGTCGGATCCGCTGGACGGTTCGTTCCACCAGGTCTCGCTCCTCCACCGCCCAGGCTGGGTAGCCGATCACGGAGAGACAAGCGCTGTCGACTTCCTTGCTGGCCGATTCCCGTGGCAGAAGTCCTTGGAGGGCCCGGCGCAAGCGGACGACAGCGCCTTGCGGCACGAGCACCTGCACTGATCCATCGCCATGGAAACTAAACAGATCGACGCCATCGAGGGCCTCGAGTGCCGCTTTGGCCATGCCAATGGAGCTGGCGTTGCGCTCGGGCAGGCCTTGATTCCCCTTGTCCCCCCGCTCCCAGATTCCGAAGTCGGGCACGCGGTAGGCCCGCGCCACGTAGTACACCAGGTTTTGGATGAACGCCACTTCGTGGCGGTTACGAACCACGGCGAGCCCGCCCCGGCTCAGTTGAGCTAGTTGCAACAGAAACAGTGATGTGGCATCGAGCTGCAGATGCCCCCATCCGTCATCGGCCACAACCTGATCGCCATTGGCGCTGTTGTATTTGGCATGCAGGGCGTCGAGCGGATCGAGGCTGTACTTAAAGCGCTCCACTTTTGAGGCTTGGCGCATCATGCTGTTGAGCAAGCCGCGCATCAGTCCCAGAACCCTTTGTTCAAGTTCCCAGCTGCGTTGGGTGGTGCTGCCCCTGTAAAGGCGACGATGGGCGATGGCCAGGCCCCAAACGCACTGAATCGAGTACACGCAGTCGCGAACCCAGGCGTCTCCGTAGTTTCCGTGCACGGTGTTGGCCGTGCTGGCTGGAAGCAATCCGCTCACTGGATGCTGACGTTGTAGAACCACCGCGTCGATGGCCACATCCAGGCTCTTTAGTTTTTCAAGGCGTAGCTCGTGTTGCTCCTTGGGGTTCGGATGCGACAAAACCGTGGCCTTCCAAGCGACCGGATTTAGATTCTCCCTCGCAGTCGAGTTAGGGATGGACATCACCAGCACCGGTCCGCGTGATCAACGTCGCTTCCAAGTCCTTGGGGTGCCTGTGGATGCTTGTCGCGATGTCACTGCCGCAGCCATCGGTGTGCATGCCGATGGGGGAGGTCAGATCGTGACCCTCAATGCAGAGATGACGATGGCAGCACGAGCCAACCATCGCTTAGGTGCCGTGATTGCTGACGCTGATCTGGTGGTTCCCGATGGCGCAGGCGTTGTCTGGGCTCTTCGCTTACAAGGTGTGCGCGTTCGCCGAAGTCCCGGCATTGAGTTGGCATGGGAACTCTTGAGTTATGCGGAGGCCCATGGTTGGTCTGTGGCGCTCGTTGGGGCTGCACCGCAGGTGATGGAACGACTGTGTGATCGCTTGGTGGTTGAGCGCCCTGAATTGCGTCTGGTACTGGCGCAACATGGATATCTCAGCGAAGAGGATTGGCCTCAGCTTGAAGCCAACTTGTGCGAGCTCAACCCAGATTTGGTCCTTGTTGCTCTGGGTGTTCCCCGACAAGAACTCTGGGTTCAGAGCTTGAAAGCCTCACAAACCGGGGTGTTGATGGGTGTGGGTGGCAGCTTTGATGTCTGGGCTGGTCTCAAGGAACGGGCGCCAAAATGGGCCAGCCGTTTCCAGGTGGAATGGCTGTACAGGCTTTGTCAGGAACCAAGCCGCTGGAGGCGTTATCTCGCGCTACCGCAGTTCGTTTGGGCTGTTTTGCTCAGCGGAAGCCGACAGAAGCCTGCCAAACAAAAGCAAGCAACAGGAAGAACAACGGAATGATCGGCAGGATATCGATCAGCGGACTGAAGGCTTGATAGGCCTCAGGTAGCTGGGCCAGCAAATCGAGGGTGTAAGCAGCCATCCCGGCGAATTCATGGTCGGAGCTCGGACGCTACCACGTGTGATGGGCTCTTGAGCTCGGCTCCCACGGAGCGAAATCCTCTGAAAAGCAACCATCACGAATGGCTTGCCCCATGGCGGTGGTGAATCGGATCAAATGCGTGAGGTTATGGATGCTCAAGAGCGTGAGGCCGAGCAGTTCCTCACTACGGATCAGATGATGCAGGTAGGCACGGGTGTGATGGCGGCAGGCCACACAAGAGCAGCTTGCGTCCAAAGGAGTGTGGTCGTGCCGGAAACGAGCGTTGCGCAGGTTCCAGCGTTCGCCTCCAACCAGTGCTGTGCCATGCCTGCCAAGACGGGTGGGCAGGACGCAATCAAACATGTCAATCCCGTTGGCCACGGCAACTGCCATCTCGCGCAAGGTGCCAATGCCCATGAGGTAGCGGGGACGATCAGCGGGTAACAGCGGTGTGACCTGGCGCACGATCTGATGCATCTCCTCCACCGGTTCGCCGACGCTGACGCCTCCGATGGCGATGCCCGGCAGGTTGAAGTCCGCCACTGCTCGCGCGCTCAGATCACGGAGGTGGGGGAAACAACCGCCCTGCACAATCCCGAAGAGGGCTTGGTCTTCGCGTTGATGGGCGTCTGCACAGCGGCCCAGCCAGGCATGGGTGCGTCGGCAAGCTTCCGCAACATCGTTCTCGGTAGCTGGATAGGGCGGACATTGATCGAAGGCCATAGCCACATCGGCACCAAGGCGCATTTGGATCTGCATCGACCGCTCGGGGGTCAGCAAAATGCGGCTGCCGTTTCGAGGGTTGCGGAAGTCCACCCCTTCATCGTCAATGCGATTGAGGTCGCCGAGGCTGAACACCTGAAAGCCACCGGAATCGGTGAGCATCGGACCGTCCCAGCCCATGAACCGATGCAGCCCTCCGGCGGCGGCAACGATCTCCTCCCCAGGCTGGAGATGCAGGTGATAGGTGTTGGACAGCACCATTTGGGCGCCGGTCTCCGCCAACTGGGAGGTGGTCACCCCTTTCACGGTGCCCAGGGTGCCCACGGGCATGAACCGCGGTGTCGTGACTGGACCATGAGGTGTGTGGAAGCATCCACAGCGAGCACCCGTGTTGCGGCAAGTGGCCTGAATCTCGAACTGGAACACAGGCCCTCTGTGCAACGCATCAATTTACGGTGAGCCATGTCGGTCCATGGGTCGAGGTCATGGCTTCAGCCCCCTCCTGGCTACGCGATTTAGTGGGTGCCTGGATTTTTTATTCGGTGCTGCCTGCCTGGCCCTGGCCTCAGCCTCGCTTCGAACGCATCGCCCGCTTTGCTCCTTGGATCGGCCTGGTCATAGGAGGCCTGCAGGCGGGATTGTGGTGGCTTTTGTCCGGTTTGGGATGGCCTCCTGTCGCACTGGTTCCAGCTGTTTTGGCCTTGGGGTTGTACCTCACTGGTGGGCTCCATTTCGATGGACTGATCGACACGGCTGATGGTCTTGCCGCAGGCCCTGAGCGTTGCCTGGAGGCCATGGAGGACAGCCGTGTGGGTGCGAGTGGTGTCCAGCTTTCAGTGGTGGTGCTGTTGTTGCAGTTCGCCGCTTTGGTGCGTTTGGACTCCCTGGCGCCGATCGCTTTGTTGGTCACGAGCGCTTTGTCCAGGGTGTCGCCTCTTTGGGCGATGGCGCGTTTCGCTTATTTGCGGGTGAATGGAACGGCTGGTTTTCATCGCCGTCACCACAAGGGCCTTGGAGACGCTGTTCCCACCCTGATTTTGTTGCTGGTGGTGAGCCCATTGCTTCAGTGGCTTCCGCTGCTGACGGTTCCTCTTTGTTTGCTGAGTGCACTGGTTGCGGCTGAGTGGCTCGGCCGACGCCTGGGAGGAATGACGGGAGACGGCTATGGAGCTGTTGTGATGCTCAGTGAGACGTCTAGTTTGCTTTTGATCGCCCTGTTGGCGTCTTCGCTGGGGGCGGGGGGAGGCTGAGGAGAAAGGCGTTGCCGCGGCTTGGGAGGCTCGGGTCGAGCTGGTTCGGATGGGTGTGCAACACCAATCCCCCTCCCCGTTCCTCGGCGAGAAGGCGAGCGAGTGCCAGCCCGAGCCCTGATCCTGATTGATCTTTGCTGCTGCTTCCCCGCTTGCCTTTGTGGAAGATGAGCTCTTGTTCTTGCTCTGGGATTGGAGGCCCACCGTCCCAGATCAAGATGCTGTGGTCGAACAGGCTGAGACCCAGTGGACAGCCTGTAGGGCTGTAGCGGAAGGCATTTTCCAGCAGATTGGCCACGATCTCTGAGATAACGGCATCGTCCTCGGGCCGAATCTCTTGAGTCCAGGCAGGCCAATGCGCTGGTGTTTGCCAAGCTCGGTTCTGGAGTGCTGCGGTTGCGGCAGCCCGCTCAATCAAAGGTTGGAGGATGTGTTCAATCGTGAGCCCTGGGCCTTTTGATTGCACCTGTGGAAGCAGCAGTGGGGCGGGCGCCTCGGGGCGATGCGGCAGGTTCTCTTGACCAATGAGGTCCAGGGATGTGATGTAGCGGTCGAGCTGGGCCTGCTCTTGAAGGAGTCCGGTCACAAGTGGGCGTTGGAGGTGCTCGGGCCCCAAGCGACGGAGCAGAAGCTGGGCATAGGTGCGCAAGGCTGCCAGTGGATTGCGCAACTGATGCACCACAAGATTCATCTGTTGGCGTTGCTGATGGAGTTCTTCCAATAGGCGACTGCGTTCGAGTTCAAGGCCAAGGCTGTAAGCCAAGGCTGAGGCGCTGGCTTGCAGGCGGCGATCCAGTTGGTCGGACCATTCCTCCTCCAGGTGCTGTTCTGCCCTCAGAACCCCTAGTAAGAGATCGTCATGACGAAGGGGGAACCAGTGTCGCTCTGGCGCTGGAATGCGCAGGCTGGGGTCGTCTGCAATCTCTGGGAGTCGCCCACTATCTGGAGGCCACTGATCCAGCATCGTGAAGCTGGGCGCCTCTCCCTCACTGCTTTGTGCGATGTAGACAATCAATTTGTCTAGAGCCACATCCCCTGAAAAACTCTTCAGCTGTTGCTTGACCAGGGTTAGGAACCGGTTGGACAGCTGCATTCGTGAAATTGTGAGCCTGGATACAGCCGGGGTGGCAACCCAAAAACCGACTTTCTTGCCAATTCAGGAAAAAGTCTTAAGATCTTGCGATCGATCAACGGCGCTCTTCGTTGCGGTGCCGGTTTCCTGTCGATTCTGCTCGGGTTGCACTTTCGTTGCTACCAAGGTTACAGCAGAGGTTGATGTGTCTCCTGTTGTCATCGGCTCTATGCCGTTGAAA
The window above is part of the Synechococcus sp. WH 8020 genome. Proteins encoded here:
- a CDS encoding Gfo/Idh/MocA family protein, producing the protein MTDPMVPVKVGVIGIGNMGWHHARVLSLLKDADLVGVSDPDAKRGALAKDQFDCRWFADYREMLSEVEAVCIAVPTLLHHAVGLACLEAGLHVLIEKPIAASQEEAASLSESASRVDRLLQVGHIERFNPAFRELTKVVANEEVVVLEARRHSPHSDRANDVSVVLDLMIHDLDLVLELAGASVVHLSAAGGRSSAGPIDYVNATLGFDNGVVASLTASKMSHRKIRSLSAHCRGSLVETDFLNHTLHIHRRAHEWYSADHGELLYRNDGFIEEVSTTSIEPLYAELEHFLQCVRGRETPAVDGQQASRALRLADMIEQAVERPGVGIALDAPI
- a CDS encoding glycoside hydrolase family 15 protein, encoding MSIPNSTARENLNPVAWKATVLSHPNPKEQHELRLEKLKSLDVAIDAVVLQRQHPVSGLLPASTANTVHGNYGDAWVRDCVYSIQCVWGLAIAHRRLYRGSTTQRSWELEQRVLGLMRGLLNSMMRQASKVERFKYSLDPLDALHAKYNSANGDQVVADDGWGHLQLDATSLFLLQLAQLSRGGLAVVRNRHEVAFIQNLVYYVARAYRVPDFGIWERGDKGNQGLPERNASSIGMAKAALEALDGVDLFSFHGDGSVQVLVPQGAVVRLRRALQGLLPRESASKEVDSACLSVIGYPAWAVEERDLVERTVQRIRRELGGPYGYKRFRRDGHQTVVEDVSRLHYERTELVNFEGVESEWPLFLAYEQLTACCEERWTDAHYWQERLRILQVERHGQQLYPELYLVPDSAVELERRAPGSQQRLANDNVPLLWTQSLAWLGDMLIEGLIEPADLDPCGRRFQAEIGSEQVLVALAPTSSSLAAELKARGLPVSDPQTCPIQVVPSSNLNDRLSAVGGDEALHLSGQPMLRADTSDTARLYQQGNEQLAVLPAVLEEDTFFVSHDPRQLMETVINELHLLQRHWRGEGSPLLLIPVEATLLENNPELLIDLTTRLNSGQIEDVPVCFSDLETLAHSAQWVTLPATPAKGNAHQRSDAALYLQDSTDFSDLTAAQEQELDDIPLGELRDRLWSSHSLREQAEVLELLKRQLGHRAILSGPQGTPIELVTLLEEIYHRGLSQEDWNVARRCAGAMGLVHPQLEDAVIDLLSRQKQVVVGRNYTSDSRLSAPASSQAIAALIESTCGNDGRERMLQQELLVALDGLARREPEKLKGTLTLQLGQLLLLLTSELAAERQLSQDEAFEALCSEAPHAISLRLQALLNDVDHARAALQRGELLHLRGHVQWSVPEPLEERPSGSDWLQHRMRLGSLQQVPKEFYAGIWSLLHHCRGLVIGDKLERRNRLTSALVLEKTPGERNFAIQVEHLLSRIEAAEYRQLCTESLLSLMAFTMTNPDMRFEDDIALDVVIGHAVRVGWQSTYPEQDTGDYSQHKAAAWKQFYLASPAQCRRWQIKALKELAEQEGLL
- a CDS encoding WecB/TagA/CpsF family glycosyltransferase, coding for MDITSTGPRDQRRFQVLGVPVDACRDVTAAAIGVHADGGGQIVTLNAEMTMAARANHRLGAVIADADLVVPDGAGVVWALRLQGVRVRRSPGIELAWELLSYAEAHGWSVALVGAAPQVMERLCDRLVVERPELRLVLAQHGYLSEEDWPQLEANLCELNPDLVLVALGVPRQELWVQSLKASQTGVLMGVGGSFDVWAGLKERAPKWASRFQVEWLYRLCQEPSRWRRYLALPQFVWAVLLSGSRQKPAKQKQATGRTTE
- a CDS encoding photosystem II reaction center protein K produces the protein MAAYTLDLLAQLPEAYQAFSPLIDILPIIPLFFLLLAFVWQASVGFR
- the tgt gene encoding tRNA guanosine(34) transglycosylase Tgt, whose protein sequence is MFQFEIQATCRNTGARCGCFHTPHGPVTTPRFMPVGTLGTVKGVTTSQLAETGAQMVLSNTYHLHLQPGEEIVAAAGGLHRFMGWDGPMLTDSGGFQVFSLGDLNRIDDEGVDFRNPRNGSRILLTPERSMQIQMRLGADVAMAFDQCPPYPATENDVAEACRRTHAWLGRCADAHQREDQALFGIVQGGCFPHLRDLSARAVADFNLPGIAIGGVSVGEPVEEMHQIVRQVTPLLPADRPRYLMGIGTLREMAVAVANGIDMFDCVLPTRLGRHGTALVGGERWNLRNARFRHDHTPLDASCSCVACRHHTRAYLHHLIRSEELLGLTLLSIHNLTHLIRFTTAMGQAIRDGCFSEDFAPWEPSSRAHHTW
- the cobS gene encoding adenosylcobinamide-GDP ribazoletransferase; translation: MASAPSWLRDLVGAWIFYSVLPAWPWPQPRFERIARFAPWIGLVIGGLQAGLWWLLSGLGWPPVALVPAVLALGLYLTGGLHFDGLIDTADGLAAGPERCLEAMEDSRVGASGVQLSVVVLLLQFAALVRLDSLAPIALLVTSALSRVSPLWAMARFAYLRVNGTAGFHRRHHKGLGDAVPTLILLLVVSPLLQWLPLLTVPLCLLSALVAAEWLGRRLGGMTGDGYGAVVMLSETSSLLLIALLASSLGAGGG
- a CDS encoding ATP-binding protein, which encodes MQLSNRFLTLVKQQLKSFSGDVALDKLIVYIAQSSEGEAPSFTMLDQWPPDSGRLPEIADDPSLRIPAPERHWFPLRHDDLLLGVLRAEQHLEEEWSDQLDRRLQASASALAYSLGLELERSRLLEELHQQRQQMNLVVHQLRNPLAALRTYAQLLLRRLGPEHLQRPLVTGLLQEQAQLDRYITSLDLIGQENLPHRPEAPAPLLLPQVQSKGPGLTIEHILQPLIERAAATAALQNRAWQTPAHWPAWTQEIRPEDDAVISEIVANLLENAFRYSPTGCPLGLSLFDHSILIWDGGPPIPEQEQELIFHKGKRGSSSKDQSGSGLGLALARLLAEERGGGLVLHTHPNQLDPSLPSRGNAFLLSLPPPPAKTPTGRSKAN